The Nocardioides sp. cx-173 genome segment CCGCTCCCACCTTGTCGAGGGGGCTGTTCTGGTTGCCGCACTTGGGTGACTGGATGCACGACGGACAGCCCTCGGCGCACGCGCAGGACTCGATCGCCTCGCGGGTGGCCCCCAGCCAGGCACGGGCGGCCTCGAAGCCGCGCTCGGAGAAGCCGGCGCCGCCGGGATGGCCGTCGTAGACGAAGACCGTCAGCTGGCCGGTGTCGCCGTGCAGGGCGGTGGAGACCCCGCCGATGTCCCAGCGGTCGCAGGTCGCGAAGAGGGGGAGCAGCCCGATGGAGCAGTGCTCCGCCGCGTGCGCCGCGCCGGGCAGGTCCGCGGTCGTGAGCCCGGCGTCGGTGAGCAGGTCGTCCGGGACCGTCCACCAGACCGCCGTGGTGCGCAGCGCCCGCTCCGGTAGGTCGAGCAGCTCCTCGCCGATCACCTCGCCGCTGGGCTGGCGGCGCTTGAGGTAGGAGACGACCTGGTGGGAGACGTCCACCTCGCCGAGCGAGAGCCGTGCCCGCCCCCAGGCCTGGTGTCGCCGTTCCTCGACGATGGTGATGTCGGTGATCTCTCGCGCCGACGTGGAGTAGCCGGGGTCGGCCCGGGACATGACCGCGACGTGCTCCTCGAGGTCCAGCGTCTCCACCAGCCAGGTCTCGCCGCGATGCACGTAGACGGCGCCCTCGTGGGCCGTGCTGTGCACCCGCCCGCCGTCGACGGTGCCGACGACGCGGCCGGTCTCGGCCTCGACGAGCTGCACCGGTGCGCCCCCCACCGATCGGATGTCGGTCAGGTCAGCAGCGCGTCGTCGGTCGGTCCAGAACCACCCGCGGGGCCGACGGCGCAGCAGCCCCGCCTGCACGAGACCCTCCACGACGTCGCGCGCGGTGTCGCCGAAGAGCGGCAGGTCGGCGTCGGTGAGGGGGATCTCCTGGGCTGCGGCACACAGGTGCGGGCCCAGCACGTAGGGGTTGTCGGGGTCGAAGACGCTGGCCTCGACCGGGCGCCCGAACAGCGCCTCCGGGTGGTGCACGAGGTAGGTGTCGAGAGGGTCGTCGCGCGCCACGAGGATGCCGAGGGCGTCCTGCGCTCCGCGGCCGGCCCGGCCCACCTGCTGCCACATGGCCGCGCGGGTGCCCGGGAAGCCCGCCATCAGCACCGCGTCCAGCCCGGCGATGTCGATGCCCAGCTCCAGCGCATTGGTGGCGGCCAGGCCGAGCAGGTCGCCGGCGCGCAGCGACCGCTCGATCGCCCGCCGCTCCTCGGGCAGGTAGCCGCCGCGATAGGCCGCGACCCGCCCCGGCAGCGAGGGGTCGACCTCGGCCAGCAGCTCGGCGGCGGTGAGGGCCACCTGCTCGGCGCCGCGCCGCGATCGCACGAAGGCGAGGGTGCGGACCTCCTCGGAGACCAGGTCGGCCAGCAGGTCGGCGCACTCCGAGGAGGCGGCCCGCCGGACCGGGGCGCCGTGCTCGCCGGCGTAGGAGGTGAACGGCGGCTCCCACAGGGCGAGCGACACCTCGCCCCGGGGAGAGGCGTCGTCGGTGACGGCGCGGACGGGCAGCCCGGTCAGCCGGCCCGCGGCGGTGGCGGGCTCCGCGACGGTGGCCGACGCCAGGACGAACGTCGGGTGGGCGCCGTAGTGGGCGCAGATGCGACGCAGCCGGCGCAGCACCTGGCTGACGTGGGCCCCGAAGACGCCGCGGTAGTGATGGCACTCGTCGACCACGACGTAGCGCAGCTGCCCGAGGAACGCCGACCACCTCGCGTGGCCCGGCAACAGCGATCGGTGCAGCATGTCGGGGTTGGTGAGGACGTACTCGCCATGGTCGCGGGCCCAGTCGCGCTGGTCGCGGCCGCTGTCACCGTCGTGGGTCGTCACCCGGACATCGAGCCCCAGCGAGGTGATGCTGGCGAGCTGGTCCTGGGCGAGCGCCTTGGTGGGCGCGAGGTAGAGCACCGTCGCCCCCCGCTGGCCGCGGCTCCCGCGCGAGCGGCGTACGGCGCTCAGTGCAGGCAGCTGGTAGGCCAGCGACTTGCCGGAGGCCGTGCCGGTGGAGAGCACGACGTGCTCGCCGGCGTGGGCGGCGTCGGCGGCCTCCAGCTGATGGCGCCACGGGCGGGACACGCCCGTGGCCACGAACGCGTCGCGCACGTCGCTCGCAACCCATCCCGGCCACTCCGCCTCGATGGCGGGACGCGCCGGGACGGTCTCCAGGTGGGTCAGTCGCCCCTCGCGACCCGGGCCCGCGGCCAGCCTTCGCAGGCGCTCGGATCCGCTGTGCGCGCGTGCTGAGGCGGTCGAGGTCACCGGTCCAGTGTGGCAAAGGCCGCCGACATCGTGGCGCGACGGCCGCCCGGGCGACGGCCCTGAGAGCCGGTTTGAGACAGAGGCACGCACGGACCTGTTGCTTCTTTGTGCAGGCGAGCGGTCGGCATGGTTTGATATTCCTGGCCGGGTGTCGGGCAGGCTGCCCGCGTACGGCGACGAATTCAGTGCCTGGTGGGAGAGAACGTGGATCTGACCCTTGAGACGCGCGAGGTCGGTGGGCGCACCATCGTGGCCGTCGGCGGCGAGATCGACGTCTACACCGCCCCCAAGCTGCGTGACCGCATCACCGAGCTGGTGGCCGACGGCGTCTACGACCTCGTGATCGACATGGAGGCTGTGGAGTTCCTCGACTCCACCGGTCTCGGCGTCCTGGTCGGCGGCCTGAAGAAGGTCCGTGCCCACGACGGCTCGCTGCAGCTGGTCTGCAACCAGGACCGGCTGCTCAAGATCTTCCGGATCACCGGTCTCGCCAAGGTCTTCGTCATCCACGAGTCGGCCGAGGCCGCGCTCGCCTGAGCCGACACGCCCGAGTGGCGTGGCTCACACCTTCTGTCCTTCCTGCACACGCGCGTGCGTAGACTCCGCACGTTCCGTGACCTGAGCCACACCGTCGGCTCGTACTGATCTCTTCGCAGGAGGAAGCACATGGCCGGGATTCATCCCGCTGTCGTGGACGTCTCCGGCGGCAACCTCGTCCTGGTGCTCGTCGTCGCCCTGATCGCGCTCGGCGCGCTGGCGATGGCGTTCATGTTCCGCCAGGAGGTCCTTGCTGCCGACGATGGCACCGACAACATGAAGAACATCGCCCAGGCCATCCAGGAAGGCGCCAACGCCTACCTGACCCGGCAGTTCCGGACGCTGGCGATCTTCGCCGCCATCGCGTTCTTCGCGCTGCTGGCGCTGCCCGCCGACGATATCGGCGTGCGCATCGGGCGCTCGATCTTCTTCCTCGCGGGCGCCGGCTTCTCCTCGGCGGTCGGCTACCTCGGCATGAACCTCGCGGTGCGCGCCAACGTGCGCGTCGCCGCCGCGGCCAATAAGCCCGGCGGTCGCGAGCCGGCCATGACCATCGGCCTGCGCACCGGCGCCATGGTCGGCATGCTCACCGTCGGCCTCGGCCTGCTCGGTGCCAGCGTCGTGGTCGTGATCTTCAAGGACGAGGCGCCCCACGTGCTGGAGGGCTTCGGCTTCGGCGCCGCGCTGCTCGCCATGTTCATGCGCGTCGGCGGCGGCATCTTCACCAAGGCCGCTGACGTCGGCGCCGACCTGGTCGGCAAGGTCGAGCAGAACATCCCCGAGGACGACCCGCGCAACGCCGCCACCATCGCCGACAACGTCGGCGACAACGTGGGTGACTGCGCCGGCATGGCAGCCGACCTCTTCGAGTCGTACGCCGTCACGCTGGTCGCCGCGCTGATCCTCGGCTCGCAGGCGTTCGGGGACAAGGGCCTGGTCTACCCGCTCCTGATCCCCGCCATCGGCGCGCTCACCGCGGTCGCCGGCGTCTACCTCACCCGGCCCAAGGTCGGGGAGAGCGGTCTGACCACGATCAACAAGGCGTTCTACATGTCCGCCGGCATCTCCGCCGTGGCCTGCGTGATCCTGTCCTTCGTCTACCTGCCCACCAGCTTCGAGGACTTCGAAGGCGTCGGCATCAACACCCTGGACCTGATCTCCGGCGTGCCGGAGGGCAACCCGGCGCTGATCGCCTCCGTGGCCGTCGTCATCGGGATCGTGATGGCCGCCGGCATCCTGGCGCTCACCGGCTACTTCACCGGGACCGAGTACAAGCCAGTCAAGGACGTCGGCAGGACCTCGCTCACCGGCGCCGCCACGGTGATCCTCTCCGGTCTCTCGGTCGGCTTCGAGTCGGCCGTCTACACGACGCTGGTCATCGGCGCCGCCGTGTTCGGCGCGTTCCTGCTCGGCGGTGCGTCCCTGACGGTGTCGCTGTTCGCGGTCGCGCTCGCCGGCTGCGGCCTGCTGACCACCGTGGGCGTCATCGTCGCCATGGACACCTTCGGGCCGGTCTCCGACAACGCCCAGGGCGTCGCGGAGATGTCCGGGGACGTCAGCCCGGAGGGCGCGCAGATCCTCACCGACCTCGACGCGGTCGGCAACACGACCAAGGCCGTGACCAAGGGCATCGCGATCGCGACCGCCGTACTCGCGGCGACCGCGCTGTTCGGCTCCTACGCCACCTCGGCGATCGATGCGCTCGAGGACGCCGGCGCGCTCGCCGACGAGGGCGCGCTCGCCGAGCTGGCCGGCTTCTTCGTGTTCGACCCCTCGGTGCTCGTCGGGGTGCTCCTCGGCTCCGCGGTCGTGTTCCTGTTCTCCGGCCTGGCGATCAACGCCGTCGCCCGCGCCGCGGGCGCGGTGGTCTACGAGGTGCGCCGCCAGTTCCGCGAGATCCCCGGGATCATGGAGGGCACCGGCCGGCCGGAGTACGGCAAGGTCGTCGACATCGTCACCAAGGACTCCCTGCGCGAGCTCACGACACCCGGCATCCTCGCGGTGCTGGCGCCGATCGCCGTGGGCTTCGGCCTGGGCGTGACGGCCCTGGCCGGGTTCCTCGCCGGTGCCATCGGGACGGGCACGCTGATGGCGGTCTTCCTCGCCAACGCGGGCGGCGCCTGGGACAACGCCAAGAAGCTGGTCGAGGACGGCCACCACGGCGGTAAGGGGTCGGAGGCCCACGCGGCCACCGTCATCGGCGACACCGTGGGCGACCCGTTCAAGGACACCGCCGGCCCGGCCATCAACCCGCTCATCAAGGTGATGAACCTGGTCTCCCTGCTGATCGTCAGCGCCGTCGTCTCCCTGAGCGTCGGCGAGGACGAGAACGACGTCGCCCGGATCCTGATCGCCCTCGTGGCGACCGCGATCATCGTCGGCGCCGTCTATGTCTCCAAGCAGCGAGAGTCCACGATCGGCGACGGCTCCGGCACCCCGCCGGCACCGCTTCCGCCCCAGCCCACCATCACGGACCCGACCCGACCCACCCCCACCGTGTAGCGGCCCGTCCCCCCGCTGACCCGTCAGAAACTTTCTGACGGGTCAGCGGCATTTGTGGTGAGTTTCTGACGGGTCAGCGGGGGGTGGGAGGATGCCGGGATGCCCGAGCCCCTCGACTTCACCGGCCCGCTGCGCGACTCCCTGGAGCAGGCGGGGTTCACCTACGACGGGGTGCGCGAGCTGCTCGGGAGCGAGGCGCACGACGCGCTGATGCGCAATGAGACCACCCCCGGCCGGCGGCGTACCGCGGGTGCCAGTGCGGTCGAGACGCTGGTGCGGCTGTTCCTGCTGCAGGTGCCGGTGGCGCGCGAGGCGGCCGAGCGGGCGCTGCCCGGCCAGGTCGACCGGCTGGCCGCCGAGGGGCTCCTCGAGCAGAGCGTCGGCGAGGTCGCGGCGCGCCTCGACATCCGCCCGTACGCCGCCGACGACACCGACCTGTGGGTCCTCAGCGACCTGACCCCGGGACTGGACGGCGGGCCGCAGCGGGTGGGCGCCGACCACGTGCTCGGCATCAGCGGCGCCTCGTCCTCGCTGGCCCAGCTGACCCTGCGCGAGCCGGTCGGCCGCGCCCTCGACCTCGGCACCGGGTGCGGCGTGCAGGCGCTGCACCTGGCCGCCCACAGCGACCGGGTGGTCGCCACCGACGTGAACGCCCGCGCGTTGCGGCTGACCCGCCTCAACGCCGCGCTCAACGGCGTGGCCGACCGGGTCGAGGTGCGCGACGGGTCGTACTTCGAGCCGGTCGCCGGTGAGCGGTTCGACCTGATCGCCACCAACCCGCCGTTCGTGATCTCGCCGGGCACGGGGGAGCGGCTGGTCTACCGCGACTCCGGCCTGCCCGGCGACCGGGTCGTCGAGGACATCGTCCGCGCCGCGCCCGCTCACCTCACCGAGGGCGGCTGGTGCCAGGTGCTCGCCAACTGGGTGATCTCCCGCGAGCGGCCCTGGGACGAGCGGCTCGGGGGCTGGCTGGCCGGCGACTGCGACGCGCTCGTCGTGCAGCGCGAGGTCGTCGACCCGGCGACGTACGTCGAGCTGTGGCTCAAGGACGCCGGTCTGCACGGCACGCCCGGCTACCTCGAGCGCTACGACACCTGGCTCTCCTGGTTCGACGAGCAGGGCGTCGAGGCGATCGGCTTCGGCTGGGTCAACCTCCGGGCCTCGGGCGGCGGCCCGGGGGAGAGCCAGGTGGTGAGCGAGCTGCTCGACTGGCCCTACGAGGTCGAGCAGCCGATCGCCCCCGCGATTCGGGCCTGGGGCGCGGCCGCGCACGCCCGGGTCGATGCGGACAGCCGCCTGGTGACGCGCGAGGACGTGCGCCAGGAGACCGTGGGGCCGGCCGGTGCCGAGGACCCGGAGGTGATCGTGCTGCGCCAGCAGCGAGGCCTGCGCCGCGCCCGCCAGGTCGACACCGTGGAGGCGGCCCTCGTCGGTGCCTGCGACGGCGAGCTGACCCTGGGCCAGATCCTCGACGCGGTCGCCCAGCTCACCGACGCCGACGCCGGGCAGGTCCGCGCGACGTACCTCCCGGTCGCCGGCGAGCTCGTCCGAGAGGGCTTCCTCGAGCTGGCCTGAGACGTCTGCCGGCTCCGGAAGCAGTCACGCCATCGCGGATCGGGTGATCCGCGATGGCGTGAGGCACTGCTCGGTGGCCCGTCAGGCTCGGGTCACACCTTGATCTTCAGCACCTTCTTGCCGGGCTTGACGGCGCCCGGGCCGACGTACTTGATCGTCAGCTTGTGCTTGCCCTTCTTGAGCTTGAGCTTGAGGACGCCCTTGCCCTTGCTCTTGGCGGTGAGCTTGAAGGTGCCGACCTTCTTCTTGCCGTCGAACACGGTGATCCTGCCGGTGGCCTTGGGCACGCCGGACACCTTGACGGTGACCGTGAGCTTGCCCTTCTTGAACTTCCCGGAGACCGCCGAGGGCGCCTTCTTGATCGCCGCGGTCGGCTTGCTCGCGTAGACCGCAGGCGCCATGACGCCGTCGGGGTCGTCGATCTGGATCCGGTAGCTGAGCCTCTTGCCCACAGCCGAGGCCGGCACCTTGAACTTCTCGCCGTAGTTGCCCAGGGTGAAGGAGTCGGCCGGCTTGCCGTTGAGGAACCACTCGATGAAGGCGTTGTCCTTGCCGAAGTCCGGGCTCCACGTGCCGAACGTCGTGGTCAGCACCTGGCCGTAGACCGGCTTGCCGGTCAGCTTGGGCGCCTTCAGCATCCTCGGCGCCGGCAGCAGCAGCTGCACGTCGTCGACGACGTTGCCGGCCAGCTCCAGGCCCGGGGCGCTGAGCCGGCCGTCGAGGCCGACCGTCAGGGTCACCGGCGTCCCCGGGGCGTCGAGGTTGGCCAGCGGCGTCGGCTGGTAGCCCGCCTTGGTGAAGGCGAGCCGGTAGCTGCCGGGCAGGAGCATCAGCTTGTAGACGCCGGCGTCACCCAGGGGCGAGCCCGCGTCGGGGTCGGGCCCGGTGGCGCCCGTGACCTTGTGGCCCGCGGGTGTCGGGCTCACCGGGGTGGCGGTCACCGTGACGCCGCTGAGCGGGGTGTAGTCGGGGTCGTAGACGGTGCCCTTCACCGGGTGCGGCACGCTGGCCGAGGCGACGGACAGGGTCACCGAAGCGAGACCCGAGACCGGCGTGTCGTTGGCGGAGAAGGTGCCGTCGTTGGCGACCTTCACCAGGGCCGGGGTCGTCCCGCCGTAGAAGGCACTGGTGTACGTCGTCCCGTCGTTGAGGTCGTCGACGTACTGGATCCGGTAGGTGTCGACCGGCAGGTTCAAGGTGAACGCGCCGTTGGGGCCGGACTTGGCGGTCCTGGTGGTGGCTCCGCTCATCGGGGTCGCGATCACCGTGATCTGGTCCAGCCCGGCGCCACCCTCCTTGAGGACCGTGCCGGTCAGCGCCGAGGTCGCGGTGCCCACCAGGGTGATCGAGCCGAGGTCGTTGCCCTCGACCTCGGTGTCGGTGACGGTGACCAGGCCGTTGAGCGCCACCGTCACTGTCGCGGTGCGCTCGCCGTCGCCGACGTAGGCGCCGGCGGCGAAGCCGCGAGCGGCGGCGACGTTGATCGTGTAGGACCCGGCCTTGAGCGCCAGCCGGAAGCGGCCGTGGTCGCCCAGATCGCCGTCGGCGCCGGTGTCGGCCGTGGCGGCGACGGTGGAGGTGCCGGCCCGCGTGGCGGTCACGGTCAGGCGGTCGATGCCGTCGCCGTTGACGTCGACGACCTCGCCCACCACCGGGTGCGGGGTCTCAGGCGACGACGGCGGCATGACGATGTCGGGCAGCGGCGCGGGCTGCCCGCCGACGCTCACGGCCCCACCCCGTGCCACGGTGACCGTCGCCGGCACGGCGTTACCGCCGAGCCAGGTGGTGTCGTAGGAGGTGGCGTCGCCGTTGGCGTCCGTGGCGCGCACGGTGTAGGTCCCCGCTCGCAGCGAGAGGGAGTACCCGCCGGCCGAGTTCGTGAGGGCGGTCGGCGCCACGGCCACGCCGTCCGCGTCGAGGGCGGTCACGGTGATGGCGTTCAGCGGAGCCCCGCCGGTGGCGGTGACCCGCCCGCCGACCGGGTACGCCTGGGTGGCCAGCTCGACGTCGTTGAGCCGGTTGGAGGTCAGGGCGTCGGCCGGGGTGACCGACAGGGTGCCGTTGTTGGAGACGCTGATGGTCGCGGTGACGTCGTCGGAGGTGTACTTCTGGGTCACGAAGCCGGGCGCGGAGAACTCGACCTCGTAGGTGCCGGGCAGCACGCTCACGCTGTAGGCGCCGGCCGCGTCGCCGGAGCCGGAGGTCGTGCCGGTGTGGACGCCCGAGGTGACTCCGGCGCCGGTGACCGTGACGGTGGCCTCGTTGACGCCTTCGTCGAAGGCGTCCACCAGGCGGCCGGCGATGGGGAACCTGGTGCCCTCGGCCACGGTCGTCAGGGCGATCGCGCCCGTGGGGGCGTCGGCGCCGTCGACGACCACGGGGGCGTCGTCACCGAACCAGCGCGGGGAGTAGGAGGGGTGCGCCAGGTACAGCTGGTAGCGGCCCTTGGGCACCGAGAACGAGAAGGCGCCGGCGCTGTTGGTGGTGGTGGTGCCGAGTGCTTCGCTCTCGTCACCGGCGGCGAACAGCGACACCGAGACGCCGGACAACGGGGCGCCGCCCGCGGCGGCGACCGCGGTGCCGCTCAGGGTGCGGGTCTCCACCGAGGCCAGCGTCACGGTGTCCAGCTCGTTGTTCTCGTACGGCTCGTCGTCGCCGGAGGCGGTGATGTCGCCCTGGGCGTTCACCACCAGGACCTCCGCCGGGTCGCCGCCGTAGAACGTCGAGACGAAGCCGCTCTTGCTGAAGCCGAGCGTGTAGCTGCCCGCCCTGGGCAGCGTGAGCGCGTAGCCGCCGTCCGCGGCGGTGTCGACGGGGGTGCCCACCGCGACATTGCCCTCAAAGGCCGTGACGGTGACGCCCGAGAGCGGGGCGTCGAGGGCGTCGGTGACGACGCCCTGCGCCTGGAAGGCGACCGCGTGCGCCGGTGCTGCGATCAGCAGCTGGCCGAGTGGGAGCACCAGCAGCATCGCGAGGAGCGCGACGAGCGGGCGGGATAGATGGCGTGCGACGGACGACATGTGTGTTCCTCTGGAGGACGGTCAACGGTGGTGGACGACTGTGCACCCGCCCGATACCAGGGCCGCACGGCCCAGATACTCGCGCACAGACCGGGGTCCCGGAGGCGCTTTCGCAGATTCCGCCTCCGGGCGGCCGAACGGGGCTGAGTCGGGTCGACGCGCTACCGTGACTGGCCGTGGGCCCCTCCCCGGCCCGACACGGCACGAGGCAACGCACGAAGAAAGAGCA includes the following:
- a CDS encoding DEAD/DEAH box helicase; this encodes MTSTASARAHSGSERLRRLAAGPGREGRLTHLETVPARPAIEAEWPGWVASDVRDAFVATGVSRPWRHQLEAADAAHAGEHVVLSTGTASGKSLAYQLPALSAVRRSRGSRGQRGATVLYLAPTKALAQDQLASITSLGLDVRVTTHDGDSGRDQRDWARDHGEYVLTNPDMLHRSLLPGHARWSAFLGQLRYVVVDECHHYRGVFGAHVSQVLRRLRRICAHYGAHPTFVLASATVAEPATAAGRLTGLPVRAVTDDASPRGEVSLALWEPPFTSYAGEHGAPVRRAASSECADLLADLVSEEVRTLAFVRSRRGAEQVALTAAELLAEVDPSLPGRVAAYRGGYLPEERRAIERSLRAGDLLGLAATNALELGIDIAGLDAVLMAGFPGTRAAMWQQVGRAGRGAQDALGILVARDDPLDTYLVHHPEALFGRPVEASVFDPDNPYVLGPHLCAAAQEIPLTDADLPLFGDTARDVVEGLVQAGLLRRRPRGWFWTDRRRAADLTDIRSVGGAPVQLVEAETGRVVGTVDGGRVHSTAHEGAVYVHRGETWLVETLDLEEHVAVMSRADPGYSTSAREITDITIVEERRHQAWGRARLSLGEVDVSHQVVSYLKRRQPSGEVIGEELLDLPERALRTTAVWWTVPDDLLTDAGLTTADLPGAAHAAEHCSIGLLPLFATCDRWDIGGVSTALHGDTGQLTVFVYDGHPGGAGFSERGFEAARAWLGATREAIESCACAEGCPSCIQSPKCGNQNSPLDKVGAARLLEVLLDGSRDE
- a CDS encoding anti-sigma factor antagonist, whose protein sequence is MDLTLETREVGGRTIVAVGGEIDVYTAPKLRDRITELVADGVYDLVIDMEAVEFLDSTGLGVLVGGLKKVRAHDGSLQLVCNQDRLLKIFRITGLAKVFVIHESAEAALA
- a CDS encoding sodium-translocating pyrophosphatase, with the protein product MAGIHPAVVDVSGGNLVLVLVVALIALGALAMAFMFRQEVLAADDGTDNMKNIAQAIQEGANAYLTRQFRTLAIFAAIAFFALLALPADDIGVRIGRSIFFLAGAGFSSAVGYLGMNLAVRANVRVAAAANKPGGREPAMTIGLRTGAMVGMLTVGLGLLGASVVVVIFKDEAPHVLEGFGFGAALLAMFMRVGGGIFTKAADVGADLVGKVEQNIPEDDPRNAATIADNVGDNVGDCAGMAADLFESYAVTLVAALILGSQAFGDKGLVYPLLIPAIGALTAVAGVYLTRPKVGESGLTTINKAFYMSAGISAVACVILSFVYLPTSFEDFEGVGINTLDLISGVPEGNPALIASVAVVIGIVMAAGILALTGYFTGTEYKPVKDVGRTSLTGAATVILSGLSVGFESAVYTTLVIGAAVFGAFLLGGASLTVSLFAVALAGCGLLTTVGVIVAMDTFGPVSDNAQGVAEMSGDVSPEGAQILTDLDAVGNTTKAVTKGIAIATAVLAATALFGSYATSAIDALEDAGALADEGALAELAGFFVFDPSVLVGVLLGSAVVFLFSGLAINAVARAAGAVVYEVRRQFREIPGIMEGTGRPEYGKVVDIVTKDSLRELTTPGILAVLAPIAVGFGLGVTALAGFLAGAIGTGTLMAVFLANAGGAWDNAKKLVEDGHHGGKGSEAHAATVIGDTVGDPFKDTAGPAINPLIKVMNLVSLLIVSAVVSLSVGEDENDVARILIALVATAIIVGAVYVSKQRESTIGDGSGTPPAPLPPQPTITDPTRPTPTV
- a CDS encoding N5-glutamine methyltransferase family protein; its protein translation is MPEPLDFTGPLRDSLEQAGFTYDGVRELLGSEAHDALMRNETTPGRRRTAGASAVETLVRLFLLQVPVAREAAERALPGQVDRLAAEGLLEQSVGEVAARLDIRPYAADDTDLWVLSDLTPGLDGGPQRVGADHVLGISGASSSLAQLTLREPVGRALDLGTGCGVQALHLAAHSDRVVATDVNARALRLTRLNAALNGVADRVEVRDGSYFEPVAGERFDLIATNPPFVISPGTGERLVYRDSGLPGDRVVEDIVRAAPAHLTEGGWCQVLANWVISRERPWDERLGGWLAGDCDALVVQREVVDPATYVELWLKDAGLHGTPGYLERYDTWLSWFDEQGVEAIGFGWVNLRASGGGPGESQVVSELLDWPYEVEQPIAPAIRAWGAAAHARVDADSRLVTREDVRQETVGPAGAEDPEVIVLRQQRGLRRARQVDTVEAALVGACDGELTLGQILDAVAQLTDADAGQVRATYLPVAGELVREGFLELA
- a CDS encoding carboxypeptidase regulatory-like domain-containing protein; this translates as MSSVARHLSRPLVALLAMLLVLPLGQLLIAAPAHAVAFQAQGVVTDALDAPLSGVTVTAFEGNVAVGTPVDTAADGGYALTLPRAGSYTLGFSKSGFVSTFYGGDPAEVLVVNAQGDITASGDDEPYENNELDTVTLASVETRTLSGTAVAAAGGAPLSGVSVSLFAAGDESEALGTTTTNSAGAFSFSVPKGRYQLYLAHPSYSPRWFGDDAPVVVDGADAPTGAIALTTVAEGTRFPIAGRLVDAFDEGVNEATVTVTGAGVTSGVHTGTTSGSGDAAGAYSVSVLPGTYEVEFSAPGFVTQKYTSDDVTATISVSNNGTLSVTPADALTSNRLNDVELATQAYPVGGRVTATGGAPLNAITVTALDADGVAVAPTALTNSAGGYSLSLRAGTYTVRATDANGDATSYDTTWLGGNAVPATVTVARGGAVSVGGQPAPLPDIVMPPSSPETPHPVVGEVVDVNGDGIDRLTVTATRAGTSTVAATADTGADGDLGDHGRFRLALKAGSYTINVAAARGFAAGAYVGDGERTATVTVALNGLVTVTDTEVEGNDLGSITLVGTATSALTGTVLKEGGAGLDQITVIATPMSGATTRTAKSGPNGAFTLNLPVDTYRIQYVDDLNDGTTYTSAFYGGTTPALVKVANDGTFSANDTPVSGLASVTLSVASASVPHPVKGTVYDPDYTPLSGVTVTATPVSPTPAGHKVTGATGPDPDAGSPLGDAGVYKLMLLPGSYRLAFTKAGYQPTPLANLDAPGTPVTLTVGLDGRLSAPGLELAGNVVDDVQLLLPAPRMLKAPKLTGKPVYGQVLTTTFGTWSPDFGKDNAFIEWFLNGKPADSFTLGNYGEKFKVPASAVGKRLSYRIQIDDPDGVMAPAVYASKPTAAIKKAPSAVSGKFKKGKLTVTVKVSGVPKATGRITVFDGKKKVGTFKLTAKSKGKGVLKLKLKKGKHKLTIKYVGPGAVKPGKKVLKIKV